From Candidatus Sphingomonas colombiensis, one genomic window encodes:
- the rpsN gene encoding 30S ribosomal protein S14 → MAKLSSVNKNERRKKLVKQYAGKLAALKAKANDKSLDETERLIARLKMAELPRNANPTRVRNRCEVTGRPRAYYRKFRLCRVQLRELANKGLIPGVTKSSW, encoded by the coding sequence ATGGCGAAACTGAGTTCCGTTAATAAGAACGAGCGCCGCAAGAAGCTGGTGAAGCAATACGCCGGCAAGCTTGCAGCGCTGAAGGCGAAGGCGAACGACAAGTCGCTCGACGAGACCGAGCGTCTCATCGCGCGCCTGAAGATGGCCGAGCTGCCGCGCAATGCGAACCCGACCCGGGTGCGCAACCGCTGTGAGGTGACCGGTCGTCCGCGCGCCTATTATCGCAAATTCCGTCTCTGCCGCGTGCAGCTCCGTGAACTGGCCAACAAGGGCCTGATTCCCGGTGTCACGAAGTCGAGCTGGTAA
- the rpsH gene encoding 30S ribosomal protein S8 — protein sequence MAVTDPLGDLLTRIRNGQRARKDSVVSPASKMRTRVLDVLQREGYIRGYSAEDMGPVKGVRIELKYFEGQPAIKHVARVSKPGRRIYSGSQELPRVMNGLGITIVSTPRGVLSDAEAREQNVGGEVLAEVF from the coding sequence ATGGCAGTGACCGATCCCCTGGGTGACCTGCTCACCCGTATCCGCAACGGCCAGCGCGCACGCAAGGACAGCGTCGTGTCGCCGGCATCGAAGATGCGGACCCGCGTGCTCGACGTGCTTCAGCGCGAAGGCTACATCCGTGGCTATAGCGCCGAAGACATGGGCCCCGTGAAGGGCGTCCGTATCGAGCTCAAGTATTTCGAGGGCCAGCCGGCGATCAAGCACGTCGCGCGCGTCTCGAAGCCCGGCCGCCGCATCTACAGTGGCTCGCAAGAGCTGCCGCGGGTGATGAACGGCCTTGGCATCACGATCGTTTCGACGCCGCGTGGCGTTCTGTCCGACGCGGAAGCGCGCGAGCAGAATGTTGGTGGCGAAGTGCTGGCGGAGGTGTTCTGA
- the rplE gene encoding 50S ribosomal protein L5, with product MADAYKPRLRKLYDDNIAKAMMEKFGYKNAMEIPRIDKIVINMGVGEATQDKKRVEQAASEMELIAGQKPVVTKAKKSIAQFKLREGMPIGVKVTLRRERMYEFLDRFVTIALPRVRDFRGLNPKSFDGRGNYACGLKEQIVFPEINYDRIDKVRGMDIIVATTAKTDDEARELLRLFGFPFPQDADAEEKKAA from the coding sequence ATGGCTGATGCTTACAAGCCGCGCCTCCGCAAGCTGTATGACGACAACATCGCCAAGGCGATGATGGAGAAGTTCGGCTACAAGAACGCGATGGAAATCCCGCGGATCGACAAGATCGTCATCAACATGGGCGTCGGTGAGGCGACCCAGGACAAGAAGCGCGTCGAACAGGCCGCTTCCGAGATGGAGCTGATCGCGGGCCAGAAGCCGGTGGTCACCAAGGCGAAGAAGTCGATCGCGCAGTTCAAGCTGCGTGAAGGCATGCCGATCGGCGTGAAGGTGACGCTGCGTCGCGAGCGGATGTACGAGTTCCTCGACCGCTTCGTCACCATCGCGCTGCCGCGCGTCCGCGACTTCCGCGGGCTGAACCCGAAGAGCTTCGACGGCCGTGGCAATTACGCCTGCGGTCTGAAGGAGCAGATCGTGTTCCCGGAAATCAACTACGACCGCATCGACAAGGTGCGTGGCATGGACATCATCGTCGCGACGACCGCGAAGACCGACGACGAAGCGCGCGAGCTGCTTCGTCTGTTCGGCTTCCCGTTCCCGCAGGATGCCGATGCCGAAGAGAAGAAGGCGGCGTGA
- the rpsE gene encoding 30S ribosomal protein S5, with protein sequence MADENNTEVQATAAPAPEAGAPAGEAPRGRGARGGRGSGGGDRGRGGRDGNRGRRDDRRNNNDDGGEELIEKLVHINRVSKTVKGGKRFGFAALVVVGDGKGRVGFGHGKAREVPEAISKATASAKKHMVRVALKEGRTLHHDGNGHFGAGRVTLRSAPQGTGIIAGGPMRAVFESLGVHDVVTKSVGTSNPYNMIRATFEALSSQTSPKSVAQRRGKKIADLLGRGHGADAQTAAAEAAAVTE encoded by the coding sequence ATGGCTGACGAGAACAACACCGAGGTGCAGGCCACCGCAGCGCCGGCTCCCGAGGCTGGTGCTCCGGCGGGCGAGGCGCCCCGCGGTCGCGGTGCGCGTGGCGGTCGTGGCAGCGGCGGCGGCGATCGTGGCCGTGGCGGCCGCGATGGCAACCGTGGGCGTCGCGACGATCGTCGCAACAACAACGACGACGGTGGTGAGGAGCTGATCGAAAAGCTCGTCCACATCAACCGCGTGTCGAAGACGGTGAAGGGCGGTAAGCGCTTCGGTTTCGCCGCGCTCGTCGTTGTCGGCGATGGCAAGGGCCGGGTCGGCTTCGGCCACGGCAAGGCACGCGAAGTGCCGGAAGCCATCTCCAAGGCGACCGCGTCGGCCAAGAAGCACATGGTCCGCGTTGCGCTCAAGGAAGGCCGCACGCTGCATCACGATGGCAATGGCCATTTCGGTGCGGGTCGCGTTACCCTCCGCTCGGCGCCGCAGGGCACCGGGATCATCGCGGGCGGCCCGATGCGCGCCGTCTTCGAGAGCCTGGGCGTCCATGACGTGGTCACCAAGTCGGTCGGCACGTCGAACCCCTACAACATGATCCGCGCCACCTTTGAGGCGCTGAGCAGCCAGACTTCGCCGAAGTCGGTCGCGCAGCGTCGTGGCAAGAAGATCGCCGACCTGCTCGGCCGTGGCCATGGCGCTGATGCGCAGACTGCCGCTGCCGAAGCGGCGGCCGTCACGGAGTAA
- a CDS encoding adenylate kinase translates to MNIILLGPPGAGKGTQAARLVADRGMTQLSTGDMLRAAVKAGSPVGLQAKAVMESGGLVSDEIVSALIGERLDQGTGAGAIFDGYPRTAAQAESLDELLGARGAKLDYVIELAVNEDALVERIVGRFTCATCGEGYHDRFKQPKVAGTCDVCGGHEFKRRADDNEETVRTRMAEYRAKTAPIIPIYEARGLVRRVDGMADIADVTIAIEAIFDSK, encoded by the coding sequence GTGAATATTATCCTGTTGGGGCCGCCGGGCGCGGGCAAGGGGACTCAGGCTGCGCGCCTGGTCGCCGACCGGGGCATGACGCAGCTTTCGACCGGCGACATGCTGCGCGCTGCGGTCAAGGCCGGCTCGCCGGTCGGGTTGCAGGCGAAGGCCGTGATGGAATCGGGCGGGCTCGTCTCGGATGAGATCGTGTCCGCGCTGATCGGCGAGCGGCTCGATCAGGGCACTGGCGCCGGGGCGATCTTCGATGGCTATCCGCGCACTGCCGCGCAGGCCGAATCGCTCGACGAATTGCTCGGCGCGCGCGGCGCCAAGCTCGATTATGTGATCGAGCTCGCGGTCAACGAGGATGCGCTGGTCGAGCGTATCGTCGGCCGCTTCACCTGCGCCACCTGTGGCGAAGGATATCACGACAGGTTCAAGCAGCCGAAGGTCGCGGGTACCTGCGACGTATGCGGTGGGCATGAGTTCAAGCGCCGCGCAGACGACAATGAAGAAACCGTCCGCACGCGCATGGCCGAATATCGCGCGAAGACCGCGCCGATCATCCCAATCTACGAGGCGCGCGGGCTCGTGCGCCGGGTCGACGGCATGGCCGATATCGCCGACGTGACCATCGCGATCGAGGCGATTTTCGACAGCAAGTGA
- the rpmD gene encoding 50S ribosomal protein L30 — MAKIKIKQTGSPIRRTKDQRATLVGLGLNKMHRVSELEDSPEVRGMIRKVQHMVEVQG, encoded by the coding sequence ATGGCGAAGATCAAGATCAAGCAGACCGGTTCGCCGATCCGCCGCACCAAGGATCAGCGCGCGACGCTGGTCGGGCTCGGCCTCAACAAGATGCACCGGGTTTCGGAGCTGGAAGACAGCCCCGAAGTCCGCGGGATGATCCGCAAGGTGCAGCACATGGTTGAAGTGCAGGGCTGA
- a CDS encoding 3' terminal RNA ribose 2'-O-methyltransferase Hen1, whose protein sequence is MLLTISTTHQPASDLGFLLMKHPDNVHQTELPFGRATLFFPEVSDVRCTAAMMLEVDPVELVRGKGGAPGHQDQYVNDRPYAASSLLAVALGRLLGTAISGRSKLRQEIADQPIPLEATITPLPARGGADLVGRLFEPLGYEVETTPIPLDPAHPDWGNSPYVALHLSGTVRLAELLTHIFVLVPTLDGAKHYYIGEDEVQKLLRKGEGWLDAHPERETIVRRYLKGFRSLMRLAEASFEESADAEPIELAEARDEQEEAIEKPIRLNDIRIERVVSTLTALGAQTILDCGCGEGKLLRALLKVRGFTRIVGVEVAPRILATAGDRLRVEEMQDMQRKRLELIQGSLTYRDDRLLGFDAAAVIEVIEHMDAERLPAFEQALFGHARPLAIVVTTPNRDYNALFPNLAEGKLRHPDHRFEWTRDQFRHWAESVAVAHGYSVRFEGIGAEDTNLGAPTQMGIFTR, encoded by the coding sequence ATGTTGCTGACCATCTCGACGACGCATCAACCGGCCAGCGATCTAGGCTTTCTGTTGATGAAGCATCCGGACAACGTGCATCAGACGGAACTTCCGTTCGGTCGTGCCACGCTGTTCTTTCCGGAGGTGAGCGACGTGCGCTGCACAGCGGCAATGATGCTAGAGGTCGATCCGGTTGAATTAGTGCGTGGCAAGGGCGGCGCACCAGGACATCAGGACCAATATGTTAACGACCGACCATACGCCGCATCGTCGTTGCTGGCAGTTGCGCTTGGTCGATTGCTCGGCACAGCGATCTCTGGCCGTTCGAAACTTAGGCAAGAGATTGCCGACCAACCGATCCCGCTGGAAGCGACAATCACGCCGCTGCCGGCGCGCGGCGGTGCTGATCTCGTGGGCAGGCTGTTCGAGCCACTAGGCTATGAGGTCGAGACAACGCCGATCCCACTCGATCCTGCGCATCCGGATTGGGGTAACAGCCCTTATGTTGCCCTTCACCTGAGCGGCACTGTGCGGTTGGCGGAACTGCTAACCCATATCTTTGTGCTGGTTCCTACGCTCGACGGTGCAAAGCACTATTACATTGGCGAAGACGAAGTGCAGAAGCTGCTCCGCAAAGGCGAGGGGTGGCTCGACGCACACCCTGAACGTGAAACGATTGTGCGGCGATATCTCAAGGGCTTCCGGTCGCTGATGCGCCTCGCCGAGGCCAGCTTCGAGGAAAGTGCGGATGCCGAGCCCATTGAACTCGCCGAGGCCCGCGATGAGCAAGAGGAAGCGATCGAGAAACCAATCCGCCTGAACGACATACGTATCGAGCGAGTTGTTTCAACATTGACCGCCCTCGGCGCTCAGACGATTCTGGACTGCGGATGCGGCGAAGGAAAGCTGCTTCGCGCCCTGCTCAAAGTTCGCGGTTTCACTCGGATCGTGGGCGTCGAGGTCGCGCCCCGCATCCTTGCTACCGCCGGCGATAGGCTCAGAGTCGAAGAGATGCAGGACATGCAGCGAAAGCGACTGGAACTGATCCAAGGGTCCCTGACCTACCGCGATGATCGGCTTCTGGGTTTTGATGCCGCCGCCGTCATCGAGGTCATTGAGCATATGGATGCCGAGCGCCTTCCGGCGTTCGAACAGGCGCTTTTCGGCCATGCACGTCCGTTGGCAATCGTTGTGACGACGCCAAACCGCGATTACAACGCGTTGTTCCCCAACCTTGCCGAAGGCAAGCTACGGCATCCCGATCATCGCTTTGAATGGACGCGCGACCAGTTTCGCCATTGGGCTGAGTCGGTTGCTGTTGCCCATGGCTATAGTGTCCGTTTCGAAGGCATCGGAGCCGAAGACACTAATTTGGGCGCGCCGACCCAGATGGGGATTTTTACGCGATGA
- a CDS encoding MerR family transcriptional regulator yields MGDVPEAMKWPRSYATYSAGDLAQISGLTQDMQRLWRKRGHLPEIGGGHARFTPNDVIMITIRYALSKLGVSPSQSPAIADIAIAGALFHAIISHAGACEVIGPAGDVDEFLSGFELDDFASDLAGHPQQTNYLVWDEDGDHRVIDRDEAIFDESTIFIAGVDLRVVGARLMIRGRKPIVTLEAPVNLTGRRVRRLTGVGANDS; encoded by the coding sequence ATGGGCGACGTTCCTGAGGCGATGAAATGGCCTCGCTCCTATGCGACGTACTCGGCTGGTGACCTCGCTCAAATCAGCGGTCTGACGCAGGACATGCAGCGCCTTTGGCGCAAGCGTGGGCATTTGCCCGAGATCGGTGGTGGGCACGCGCGTTTCACCCCCAACGACGTGATTATGATCACTATCCGGTATGCGCTCTCGAAGTTGGGTGTATCGCCCAGCCAGAGCCCGGCGATTGCTGACATTGCAATCGCCGGCGCATTATTTCACGCCATCATTAGTCATGCAGGAGCATGTGAGGTCATCGGCCCTGCTGGCGACGTTGACGAGTTCCTCTCCGGGTTTGAGTTGGATGATTTTGCAAGCGATCTCGCAGGACACCCACAACAGACTAATTACCTCGTTTGGGATGAGGACGGCGACCACCGCGTGATCGATCGCGATGAGGCGATCTTTGACGAGAGCACGATTTTCATCGCGGGTGTAGATCTCCGCGTGGTCGGCGCGCGATTGATGATCCGCGGACGCAAGCCGATCGTTACGTTGGAGGCCCCGGTTAATCTGACCGGTCGTCGGGTCCGGCGTCTAACGGGTGTGGGGGCTAATGATAGCTGA
- the rplR gene encoding 50S ribosomal protein L18 codes for MTKGLSLFEKRRRRNRTALRARAGTRPRLSVHRSGKHIYAQVIDDEAGRTVASASTLAGHEGKTATVAAASEVGKRVAEAAKAAGVTQVVFDRGGFLFHGRVKALAEAAREAGLEF; via the coding sequence GTGACCAAGGGCCTTTCGCTTTTCGAAAAGCGGCGTCGCCGCAATCGCACGGCGCTTCGTGCACGTGCTGGTACTCGTCCGCGTCTGTCGGTGCATCGCTCGGGCAAGCATATCTATGCCCAGGTGATCGACGACGAGGCGGGCCGCACGGTCGCGTCGGCTTCGACGCTGGCCGGCCACGAGGGCAAGACCGCGACTGTCGCGGCCGCGTCCGAAGTGGGCAAGCGCGTTGCGGAAGCGGCGAAGGCCGCTGGCGTCACGCAGGTCGTGTTCGACCGTGGCGGCTTCCTGTTTCACGGCCGGGTGAAGGCGTTGGCGGAAGCCGCGCGTGAAGCCGGACTGGAGTTCTAA
- the rplX gene encoding 50S ribosomal protein L24, translating to MAAAKIKKGDRVIVLSGKDKGKTGTVTLAMPKDGKVVVEGVNVATRHRKPSQANPQGGLERSEAPMHISKVAHVTAEGKPTRVRFEVQDGKKVRVAVKSGEKIDG from the coding sequence ATGGCCGCCGCGAAGATCAAGAAGGGTGACCGCGTGATCGTCCTGTCCGGCAAGGACAAGGGCAAGACCGGCACCGTCACGCTGGCAATGCCGAAGGACGGCAAGGTCGTCGTGGAAGGCGTCAACGTCGCCACCCGTCACCGCAAGCCGAGCCAGGCGAACCCGCAGGGTGGCCTGGAGCGCTCGGAAGCGCCGATGCACATCTCGAAGGTGGCGCACGTCACCGCCGAGGGCAAGCCGACGCGCGTCCGTTTCGAGGTGCAGGACGGCAAGAAGGTCCGCGTGGCCGTGAAGTCCGGGGAGAAGATCGATGGCTGA
- the rplF gene encoding 50S ribosomal protein L6, translating into MSRIGKKPVAIPSGVTANIANGTLSVKGPKGTLALQLASEVTYDVQADGISVQPANETKRARAFWGMQRTMVQNLVTGVTEGFTKKLLITGVGYRAAAQGKKLKLQLGYSHDVDIDVPEGLEVKTPDNTTVEISGADKQKVGQLAAEIRRWRKPEPYKGKGIKYDGEYIFRKEGKKK; encoded by the coding sequence ATGAGCCGCATCGGCAAAAAGCCGGTCGCGATCCCTTCGGGCGTGACCGCGAACATCGCGAACGGCACGCTGAGCGTGAAGGGGCCGAAGGGCACCCTGGCGCTTCAGCTCGCCAGCGAAGTCACCTATGACGTTCAGGCGGACGGCATTTCGGTGCAGCCCGCCAACGAGACCAAGCGCGCACGTGCCTTCTGGGGCATGCAGCGCACGATGGTGCAGAATCTCGTGACGGGTGTGACCGAGGGCTTCACCAAGAAGCTGCTGATCACCGGCGTCGGCTATCGCGCCGCTGCGCAGGGCAAGAAGCTGAAGCTTCAGCTCGGCTACAGCCACGATGTCGATATCGACGTGCCGGAAGGTCTTGAGGTCAAGACCCCGGACAACACGACGGTCGAGATTTCGGGCGCCGACAAGCAGAAGGTCGGCCAGCTCGCCGCAGAGATCCGCCGCTGGCGTAAGCCTGAGCCTTACAAGGGCAAGGGCATCAAGTACGACGGCGAGTACATCTTCCGTAAGGAAGGGAAGAAGAAGTGA
- the secY gene encoding preprotein translocase subunit SecY, with protein sequence MASAADQMAQSISLAKFSQATDLKKRLWFTIGALIVFRMLSYVPLPGIDPTALGLLSQQTRGGVLDFFNTFSGGALTRMSLIALGVMPYITASIVVQLATSLSPQLAAIKKEGESGRKKLNQYTRYGTVLLTAVQGYFIAVGLEALGANQGVQAVIQPGMMFRVAAVISLIGGTMFLMWLGEQITSRGIGNGVSLIIMAGIVAHLPTTLFNLLEGGRSGSLDPIKLIGIVLAVVLLVLFICFMERAQRRILIQYPKRQTQRGMQAERSHLPLKLNTAGVIPPIFASSLLLMPLTITQFAGNRVSGESRLGDVIISLNQYLQHGSPLYMLLYGAGIIFFSFFYTAVQFNPEETAENLKRHGGFIPGIRPGKNTEQYFDYVLTRITVIGAAYLTLICLLPEYLVTALSIPFYLGGTSLLIVVNVTMDTVTQIQSHLLAHQYGDLIKKAKLKGGRLR encoded by the coding sequence ATGGCATCCGCAGCCGACCAGATGGCGCAAAGCATCAGCCTCGCGAAATTCTCGCAGGCGACCGACCTCAAGAAGAGGCTGTGGTTCACGATCGGCGCGCTGATCGTCTTCCGCATGTTGAGCTACGTGCCGCTTCCCGGCATTGATCCCACCGCGCTTGGCCTGTTGAGCCAGCAGACGCGCGGCGGTGTGCTCGATTTCTTCAACACCTTCTCTGGCGGCGCGCTGACGCGCATGTCGCTGATCGCGCTCGGCGTGATGCCGTACATCACGGCATCGATCGTCGTGCAGCTCGCGACATCGCTGTCGCCGCAGCTCGCCGCGATCAAGAAAGAGGGTGAGAGCGGGCGCAAGAAGCTCAATCAATATACCCGCTACGGCACGGTGCTGCTTACCGCGGTGCAGGGCTATTTCATCGCCGTCGGGCTGGAGGCGCTGGGCGCCAATCAGGGCGTGCAGGCGGTGATCCAGCCGGGCATGATGTTCCGCGTCGCTGCGGTGATCTCGCTCATCGGCGGTACGATGTTTCTGATGTGGCTGGGTGAGCAGATCACCAGCCGCGGCATCGGCAACGGTGTGTCGCTGATCATCATGGCGGGCATTGTCGCGCATTTGCCGACGACGCTGTTCAACCTGCTTGAGGGCGGTCGGTCGGGCAGCCTCGATCCGATCAAGCTGATCGGCATCGTCCTCGCGGTCGTGCTGCTCGTCCTGTTCATCTGCTTCATGGAGCGGGCGCAGCGGCGGATCCTGATCCAATATCCGAAGCGACAGACGCAGCGCGGGATGCAGGCCGAGCGCAGCCATCTGCCGCTGAAGCTGAACACCGCCGGCGTTATCCCGCCGATCTTCGCTTCGTCGCTGCTGCTGATGCCGCTCACCATCACCCAGTTCGCGGGCAATCGCGTATCGGGCGAAAGCCGGCTCGGCGATGTGATCATCAGCCTCAACCAGTATCTGCAGCACGGTTCGCCGCTTTACATGCTGTTGTATGGCGCGGGCATCATCTTCTTCTCGTTCTTCTACACTGCGGTGCAGTTCAACCCGGAAGAGACGGCGGAGAATCTGAAGCGCCACGGTGGTTTCATTCCGGGCATCCGTCCGGGCAAGAACACCGAGCAATATTTCGATTACGTCCTGACGCGCATCACCGTGATCGGTGCCGCATATCTGACGCTGATCTGTCTGTTGCCGGAATATCTGGTGACCGCGCTGTCAATTCCCTTTTATCTTGGCGGCACCAGCCTTTTGATCGTCGTCAACGTGACGATGGATACGGTAACGCAAATTCAGTCGCACCTGTTGGCGCACCAATATGGCGATCTGATCAAGAAGGCGAAGCTGAAGGGCGGTCGCCTGCGTTAA
- a CDS encoding IS1 family transposase produces the protein MNRLEVRERAQILHALCEGMSMRACERVFDRPLATVVKIVEEVGDMAIRFHQRAPTYSPRMIQVDELWSFVGRNDHGYKLDEKVESEGVSWTYLGVDPDTQLVLGYHVGGRHAVDAVAFMRKIASRLTRAADGSFATRPSIAFDGLPAYPDAVDLAFGDDVNAGVFEKQYDERKRYKGSVRKRVKGSLDAEEINTWRIERENGFMRQANRRFTRKSNGFSKRLEFHERQIAIWMLYRNYCWVPRPRRLRDGTSRWEKRVPGAMAAGLTDRVWTIDELVEMSDEFRATRIAEEVNNAPVPAVCPDEAPFWVNHSPYHRRAKVHAATCSTRKKALAAEGTVVREGMWRGFATQDEATKFAAHLEPDHHDICRLCLGSYLTLSTFGRRR, from the coding sequence ATGAACAGGTTAGAAGTCAGGGAGCGGGCGCAGATTCTGCATGCGCTCTGCGAAGGCATGTCGATGCGCGCATGTGAGCGGGTCTTTGATCGCCCTCTCGCAACGGTGGTGAAGATCGTCGAAGAAGTGGGCGATATGGCGATCCGATTTCACCAGCGTGCACCGACCTACAGTCCACGCATGATCCAGGTGGATGAATTGTGGTCTTTCGTGGGGAGGAACGACCACGGATACAAATTAGATGAAAAGGTGGAGTCCGAGGGCGTTAGCTGGACGTATCTTGGTGTCGATCCCGATACGCAGCTTGTACTTGGCTATCACGTTGGCGGGCGCCATGCAGTCGATGCCGTTGCATTCATGCGGAAGATCGCGTCGCGTTTGACCCGAGCAGCCGATGGCTCCTTTGCCACTCGGCCCTCGATCGCGTTCGATGGGCTGCCCGCTTACCCTGACGCGGTAGACCTCGCCTTCGGCGATGACGTGAATGCAGGCGTTTTCGAAAAGCAATATGATGAACGGAAGCGCTACAAGGGGTCGGTGCGCAAACGGGTGAAGGGATCGCTCGACGCAGAGGAGATCAATACTTGGCGGATCGAACGCGAGAACGGATTTATGCGCCAAGCCAATCGCCGTTTCACCCGTAAGTCGAACGGCTTCTCAAAGCGGCTGGAGTTTCATGAGCGTCAAATTGCTATTTGGATGCTGTATCGCAACTATTGTTGGGTTCCTCGTCCGCGCCGTTTGCGGGATGGAACCTCCCGTTGGGAAAAGCGCGTTCCGGGAGCAATGGCCGCGGGCCTGACTGATCGCGTTTGGACCATCGACGAACTCGTTGAAATGTCCGACGAGTTCCGAGCTACTCGGATCGCCGAGGAAGTGAACAATGCTCCAGTTCCGGCCGTGTGCCCCGACGAAGCTCCGTTCTGGGTCAATCATAGCCCCTATCATCGCCGTGCGAAGGTCCATGCGGCCACGTGTTCGACGCGGAAGAAAGCGTTGGCAGCCGAAGGGACGGTGGTCAGGGAGGGCATGTGGCGCGGGTTTGCCACGCAGGATGAAGCAACGAAGTTCGCCGCTCATCTTGAACCCGACCATCATGACATCTGCCGCCTGTGCTTGGGTTCCTACCTCACGTTATCGACATTCGGACGTCGTCGGTGA
- the rplO gene encoding 50S ribosomal protein L15 — protein MKLNELRDNEGARHRRMRIGRGIGSGKGKTGGRGQKGQKSREGVSIAGFEGGQMPLHMRLPKRGFNNIFAKDYAEVNLGAIQKAVDAGKLTAGSDIDHAALKAAGLARGGKDGVRLLAKGELKAKLNFTVAGASATARAAVEKAGGSVAVIEVVPAAEKAKAKKGTALAAKAAKKG, from the coding sequence ATGAAACTGAACGAACTCCGCGACAACGAAGGCGCCCGTCATCGCCGCATGCGTATCGGCCGTGGCATCGGCTCCGGCAAGGGCAAGACCGGCGGCCGTGGCCAGAAGGGCCAGAAGAGCCGCGAAGGCGTCTCGATCGCCGGCTTCGAGGGCGGCCAGATGCCGCTCCACATGCGTCTGCCGAAGCGGGGCTTCAACAACATCTTCGCCAAGGATTATGCTGAGGTGAACCTCGGCGCGATCCAGAAGGCGGTCGATGCGGGCAAGCTGACCGCCGGCAGCGATATCGATCACGCGGCGCTGAAGGCCGCTGGCCTGGCGCGCGGCGGCAAGGACGGCGTCCGTCTTCTCGCCAAGGGCGAGCTGAAGGCGAAGCTGAACTTCACCGTCGCCGGCGCTTCGGCGACGGCCCGCGCCGCCGTCGAAAAGGCTGGTGGCTCGGTCGCCGTGATCGAAGTCGTTCCGGCAGCCGAAAAGGCCAAGGCCAAGAAGGGCACCGCCCTCGCCGCCAAGGCCGCCAAGAAGGGCTGA